The genomic segment GGCGATCATCCACGAGCCGTCGCTGCTGCTCGCGGACGAGCTCACGGGCAACCTCGACTCCAAGTCCGCCAAGGATGTCATGAACGCGCTGCAAGATTTGAATGAGCGCCTGTCCGCGACCGTGCTGCTCGTCACGCACGATCCTTTTTCCGCGAGCTACTGCAAGCGCGTCCTGTTCATCAAGGACGGCAAGCTGTTTTCAGAAATTCGCCGCGGCGTGAACAGGCAGGCGTTTTTCCAGCAAATCTTGGATGCTTTAAGCGTGCTGGGAGGGAACTTCGATGACATTCCGTTCGCTCGCGCTTAGCAACGTCCGCGGCAATTGGCGCGCGTACAGCGCCTTTATTTTAAGCAGCGTGTTTTCCGTGCTCATCTTTTACCTTTATGCGGCGTTTCTGCTTCATCCCGACGTCCAGAGCGGCGAGATCAAGGGCGCGCTCCAGGTGAAGCAAGGGATGCTGGCCTGCGAAATTCTCATCATCGTTTTCTCGTTTTTCTTTGTCCTCTACTCGAACTCGGCGTTTATGAAGACGCGCAAAAAGGAATTCGGGCTGTTCACGCTGTTCGGCATGACGCGCAGCCAAATCCGCAAAATGGTGCTGTACGAGAGCGCGTTCATCGCAGCGGTGTCCATCGCGGCCGGCATCGGTCTAGGCATGCTGTTCAGCAAGCTGTTTTTCCTGGCGCTCGGCGCGTTGCTGGATTCGGGCGAGACGATCCGCTTTGCGGTCCCTCCCGCTGCTTTATGGATGACGGCGGCCGGTTTCTTCGCCTTGTTCATGGTCATCACCCTGCTGACGCTCTTTCGGGTCGGCCGCTCGGAGATCGTAGAGCTGCTGCGCGAAGCGCGCAAGCCGAAGCCGGAACCGCGCCTGTCCGTCTGGGCTGCGGTCGCGGGCTTGCTGACGCTGTCGGGTGGCTACGCGCTCGCTTTATCGATGAACGCCCACACCTTCCTTATACTTACGCTACCGGTCGTGGGCCTTACGGTCATCGGCACCTATTTCTTATACGCCCAGGGAAGCGTCGCGATTTTGCGTCTGTTGATGCGCCGCAAGCGGTTTTACTACAACCGGACGAACATGCTGACCGTCTCGCAGCTCGTTTACAAAATGAAAGACAACGCGCGGCTCTTGTTCGTCATCACGGTCATGAGCGCCGTCGTCCTGTCCGCCTCGGGCACTGTCTACGTGCTGCAGCAGCTTCAAAAATCGCAAATCCTGAGCCATGCGCCCTTTGCGATCGGCTTCATCGAACGCGGCGAAGGCGCGCATCAAGTCATCGATCCCGCGGAGGTCGTTCGGATCGCCCGCGAGGACGGTCTGCATATCACCCGGCAGCAAAAGCTGTCCGGCTTGCTCGGCGAGCATCTCGCCAAGGAAGGCTCGACTGCCCAAAAAGACGAGTTCGATGCGATGATCGTGTCGGAGAGCGACTACAACCGCGAAGCCAAGCTGCTCGGCCGCAAGTCGGCAGCTCCGGCAGACGACGAGGCCGTGCTGGTACTGCCCTATCAAGAAATGGAGAGCTATCGCCCCATCCAGAACGGCGCGATTCGCCTTACGCTGGGCAATGAAAAGATCAAGCTGCATTTGACCGATCAATTGGCGGGCGCGGTGACAAGTCCTGTCTTGTTCGCGACCTACCTGCTCGTTGTGGACGACGCCCGCTATGCGCTGCTTAACGCATCTGCCGCTCCGGGGAGTCGGCTCGTCAGCTACGGCTACGACTGGTCGAACTGGGAGCATAGCGAGGACACGGTCGACAAAATCGTGAAGGCAATGGACCCGGACTTCGAATCGCAAGCGCAGACGTACCGTGTCCCGAGCTATGTCTCCACCAACCAATCGATCTCGCTGACGCTGTTCATCGGTCTGTTTATCTCCCTGCTCTTTTTTATTGCGATGGGCAGTCTCATCTACTTCAAGCTCTTTACGGAGCTGCAGGAGGATCAGGCGCAGTTCAAGGCGCTTTCCCGCATCGGCATGACAGCCGCCGAGATCAGGCGCATCGTCGTCACGCAGGTCGGGCTCGTCTTCCTCATCCCCTGCATTGTCGGAAGCGTCCACGCCCTGTTCGCCATTCAGGCGCTGGGCAACCTGCTCGGCAGTCCGATCCTCAAGTACGCAGCTGTGGTGTTCGCGATCTATCTGATCATGCAAGCCGTCTACTTCGCCGTTACCTGCGCCACTTATTTGCGGAGCATCCGCAGCGGAGGCCGCACGGCGACGGAATAACGCCGCCGGCGAAACCGACGCCCCTTTGGGTTATTATCCGAGGGGGCGCCTTTTTAATTCCGCATCGCCATCGCATTGCCGGAAGCGTATCGGGCAAGACCCGCGCGGAACAGGAATGCGCCAACGGCGAGGAAGATCGCGGATGCGCCGAAAGCGGCGGCGGCAAATGCCGGATTAAAATCGCGCATGAGACCGATCGGCATATAACCGATGAAACCGGCGGGAATGACCGTGAACAAAATGATCTTGGCGGCGCCGCGGAAGATGCCCGTCGGATAAATCGTCAATGAAATAAAGCTGCCGAATACCTGGCTTGCAATGCCCTCCGCATTGCCGATCCAAAAGGCCAGCGAGCCCGCGATCACCATGACGCCGATAAACAAAACGCCGGAAATGAGCAGCGCGCAGGCGAACAGCAAGCAGCCTCTTGGACTTAGATCGCCGGCCCACATAAAGACGATCAGGCCGAAGACGAAATCGCCCGAGCCGGTCACGGACATCCGGCTCGTCAGCACGTTCAGCAGCACCGGCTTCGGCTGCGACAAATAGACGTCCAGTTGACCCGAAGAAACGATCGTGGCGATGCGCGGAAAGTTGCCGAACAGCACGCTCGCCCATCCGAAGCCGCCTGCGGAAACCGCCCACAGGAGCATGACGTCGCCCATCTCCCAGCCGCTGACGACGGGAAACCTTCCAAAAAACAAATACCAAAAAAACAGCCATATCATATTGTTGACGAACATCATGCCCGCCAGCAACAAGAAACTGAGCCGGTATTCGAGCGCCGATGCGAGATTGACCTTCCAGCTTGCCAGCAGAAAGCGGAACGTACCCGACCTGCGTCTATCCTCCGTTGACATGGAGTTTACTCACTCCTCTTCTGAAAATAAAAGCGACAAGCAGGGCGAGCGCGGCGATCCATGCGAGCTGAAGCGAGCAGGCGCGAAGCAGCTCCTGGCTGTCGAACCGGACGCCGAGGCGCGCCGGCAAGTACAGCGCCGCCTGAAACGGCAGCCACGCGCATACCCGCTGCAGCCACTCGGGCATGAGATCGATCGGGATCAGCAAGCCGCCCGCCGTAAACGTCAGCTTCTGCAGCACGAACTCCAGCCCGCGCGTTTCCTCTACCCAGAACGCGCACAAGCCGACGGCCGCCGTCATCAAAAAAGATAGTGTCAAGCCGAGCAAAGCAAGCGGCAGATAGGCGAACAAGCCGTAGCCCGGCGCAAGAGGCCCGACCGAGAGCCAGGCGACCAGCGCACCTGCCGCCAGCAATACGAAAAACCGGAGGGCGCCTTCTCCGACATAAGCGCCGTAATGATAGCCGACGTAGGATAGCGGCCTCGTCAGACGAACGGCAATATCCCCGTTTTTGACTTCCTCCTCGATTCTTACGCCGACGGGCGGCCCCGCCAGCGTGATCGCTTCCGTGAAGACAAGATACCAGACGATCTGCCGAAGCGTGAAGCCGCCGATCGCCAGGTGGTAATCGCCCGCGTACGCGGCTCCGTAAAGCTGGCCAAGCACGTATAGTATGAGCAGCAGAAAACTGGAACGAAGCACAAAGTCCGCCTTATACGCCCACTGCTGGCGAAAGGCGATCCGTACGACCGCAAGCTGCTTGCGCCCGATGCCTAATAAAGTGCGTGCGGCTTGGTTCAAGTCGAAACGCCTCCTTTCGCCCTCTCCATGCCGTAAATGTGCTTGATGATGTCCTCGAGCGACGGATCCTCCACGGTCAAATCCGCAATGCGCGCCGCTTGCGTCAGCGAGGCGAGCAGCTCGTTCAGGTTCGTCTGCGACAGATTTGCCGTCAGGCGAATGCGCCTTCCCTCGACCGACGCTAGCTCGACGCCTTCGGGCAGCGGTGCCGAGACGCGCAGGCCGAACCATTTCGCGACCGCAGCCGGTTCCTCGTCGTCCGCCAGCGTGACCGTGACGATCTTGCCGCTAAGCACTTCCCGCCGCAGCAGCGGCACCGGCCGATCGATCAGCACGCCGCCGTGATGGATAACGATCGCGCGCGCGCAGAGCTGCTCCACGTCTCCGGCATCGTGCGAGGTGAGAAAAACCGTCGTCTCTTCCTCGCGGTTGCGCTCGCGAATGATCTCGCGAATACGCTGTTTGACGACGACGTCGAGCCCGATCGTCGGTTCGTCGAGGAACAAAATCTGCGGACGGTGGAGAAAAGAAGCGGCGATCTCGCAGCGCATGCGCTCGCCAAGCGACAGCTTGCGGACAGGCGTATGCAAATAAGGCCCAAGCTCAAACCGTTCCACCAATCGGTCCCGCCGCTTCGTGTAATCTCCGCGGTCGAGCTCGTAGACCCGGCTGATCAACTCGAACGTATCGATCGGCGGCAGATGATACCACAGCTGCGACTTTTGCCCG from the Cohnella hashimotonis genome contains:
- a CDS encoding ABC transporter permease, whose protein sequence is MTFRSLALSNVRGNWRAYSAFILSSVFSVLIFYLYAAFLLHPDVQSGEIKGALQVKQGMLACEILIIVFSFFFVLYSNSAFMKTRKKEFGLFTLFGMTRSQIRKMVLYESAFIAAVSIAAGIGLGMLFSKLFFLALGALLDSGETIRFAVPPAALWMTAAGFFALFMVITLLTLFRVGRSEIVELLREARKPKPEPRLSVWAAVAGLLTLSGGYALALSMNAHTFLILTLPVVGLTVIGTYFLYAQGSVAILRLLMRRKRFYYNRTNMLTVSQLVYKMKDNARLLFVITVMSAVVLSASGTVYVLQQLQKSQILSHAPFAIGFIERGEGAHQVIDPAEVVRIAREDGLHITRQQKLSGLLGEHLAKEGSTAQKDEFDAMIVSESDYNREAKLLGRKSAAPADDEAVLVLPYQEMESYRPIQNGAIRLTLGNEKIKLHLTDQLAGAVTSPVLFATYLLVVDDARYALLNASAAPGSRLVSYGYDWSNWEHSEDTVDKIVKAMDPDFESQAQTYRVPSYVSTNQSISLTLFIGLFISLLFFIAMGSLIYFKLFTELQEDQAQFKALSRIGMTAAEIRRIVVTQVGLVFLIPCIVGSVHALFAIQALGNLLGSPILKYAAVVFAIYLIMQAVYFAVTCATYLRSIRSGGRTATE
- a CDS encoding ABC transporter permease encodes the protein MSTEDRRRSGTFRFLLASWKVNLASALEYRLSFLLLAGMMFVNNMIWLFFWYLFFGRFPVVSGWEMGDVMLLWAVSAGGFGWASVLFGNFPRIATIVSSGQLDVYLSQPKPVLLNVLTSRMSVTGSGDFVFGLIVFMWAGDLSPRGCLLFACALLISGVLFIGVMVIAGSLAFWIGNAEGIASQVFGSFISLTIYPTGIFRGAAKIILFTVIPAGFIGYMPIGLMRDFNPAFAAAAFGASAIFLAVGAFLFRAGLARYASGNAMAMRN
- a CDS encoding ABC transporter permease, whose product is MNQAARTLLGIGRKQLAVVRIAFRQQWAYKADFVLRSSFLLLILYVLGQLYGAAYAGDYHLAIGGFTLRQIVWYLVFTEAITLAGPPVGVRIEEEVKNGDIAVRLTRPLSYVGYHYGAYVGEGALRFFVLLAAGALVAWLSVGPLAPGYGLFAYLPLALLGLTLSFLMTAAVGLCAFWVEETRGLEFVLQKLTFTAGGLLIPIDLMPEWLQRVCAWLPFQAALYLPARLGVRFDSQELLRACSLQLAWIAALALLVAFIFRRGVSKLHVNGG
- a CDS encoding ABC transporter ATP-binding protein yields the protein MKLALETRALGKTFRVKEKQAGLRGSLRSLFAPEWKEKMAVDRIDLSVEAGETVALLGPNGAGKSTTIKMLTGILHPSAGEATVAGLVPWRERTKLAYRIGTVFGQKSQLWYHLPPIDTFELISRVYELDRGDYTKRRDRLVERFELGPYLHTPVRKLSLGERMRCEIAASFLHRPQILFLDEPTIGLDVVVKQRIREIIRERNREEETTVFLTSHDAGDVEQLCARAIVIHHGGVLIDRPVPLLRREVLSGKIVTVTLADDEEPAAVAKWFGLRVSAPLPEGVELASVEGRRIRLTANLSQTNLNELLASLTQAARIADLTVEDPSLEDIIKHIYGMERAKGGVST